A stretch of Flavobacterium sp. N2270 DNA encodes these proteins:
- a CDS encoding DUF438 domain-containing protein, whose protein sequence is MDERTPTTLEKGHPVSIYFQEIELINELINELVESDPEVDFQKFYNVFNQLATIEKRFVRKENQLFPFLEKYNWNGPSKGMWSFHDTIREQFRLLRGYVETKNFEKLKINLEYLLNGIYRLMEIEETMLFPNALNLLNEEDWVKMRKGEEEIGWMLKETPPNYPENQYIHPSDDFTERNLDFTSKDASHFDEGYMTIEQVNLLFRTIPLDITYVDENDKVIFYNRGEERVFPRSAGIIGREVKFCHPPKSVDTVLKILEEFKKGNKNEASFWINYKERLIYIRYFAVRDNDKKYRGVIEMSQDITDIKKIEGEQRLLDWN, encoded by the coding sequence ATGGATGAAAGAACTCCTACAACTTTAGAAAAGGGACACCCTGTTAGCATTTATTTTCAAGAAATTGAATTAATTAATGAATTAATTAATGAATTGGTAGAATCAGACCCAGAGGTTGATTTTCAAAAATTCTATAATGTATTTAACCAATTAGCAACAATTGAAAAGCGCTTTGTTCGAAAAGAAAACCAACTTTTTCCTTTTCTAGAAAAATACAATTGGAATGGTCCATCTAAAGGAATGTGGTCTTTTCATGACACAATAAGAGAGCAGTTTCGATTGTTAAGAGGTTATGTAGAAACAAAAAACTTTGAAAAATTAAAAATTAATTTAGAATATCTTTTAAATGGTATTTATCGATTAATGGAAATAGAAGAAACCATGTTATTTCCGAATGCATTAAACCTTTTAAATGAAGAAGATTGGGTAAAAATGCGAAAAGGAGAAGAAGAGATTGGTTGGATGCTTAAAGAAACTCCCCCAAATTACCCAGAAAATCAATATATACATCCTTCAGATGATTTTACAGAAAGAAATTTAGATTTTACTTCAAAAGATGCTTCTCATTTTGATGAAGGATACATGACGATTGAACAAGTTAATTTGCTTTTTAGAACTATACCATTAGATATTACTTATGTAGATGAAAATGATAAGGTGATTTTTTATAATCGTGGAGAAGAAAGAGTATTTCCAAGAAGCGCAGGAATTATTGGTAGAGAAGTAAAGTTTTGCCATCCCCCAAAAAGCGTTGATACCGTTTTAAAAATTTTAGAAGAGTTTAAAAAAGGGAATAAAAACGAAGCTTCGTTTTGGATAAATTATAAAGAACGATTGATTTACATACGTTATTTTGCGGTTAGAGATAATGATAAAAAATACAGAGGTGTAATTGAAATGTCGCAAGATATTACCGACATTAAAAAAATAGAAGGAGAACAACGATTATTAGATTGGAACTAA
- the nadA gene encoding quinolinate synthase NadA codes for MNTDILIEKILQLKKEKNAVILAHYYQEEAIQEIADYVGDSLGLSQEAVNVDADIILFAGVHFMAETAKILNPNKKVILPDLKAGCSLADSCPPELFKTFKEQHPNHIVITYVNCSAEIKALSDIVCTSSNALKIVNSIPKETPIIFAPDKNLGKYIIEQTGRDMLLWDGSCIVHEAFSIDKLLELYKQHPDAEIIAHPESETHILKTAKYIGSTAGMINYVKESPSDKFIVATEAGILYKMQQQVPLKTLIPAPSHEDNTCACSECAFMKMNTLQKVYDCLLNESPEIIVPAHIQEKALIPINRMLQLS; via the coding sequence ATGAACACAGATATATTAATAGAAAAGATTCTTCAATTAAAAAAGGAGAAAAATGCGGTTATATTAGCCCATTATTACCAGGAAGAAGCCATACAAGAAATTGCAGATTATGTCGGCGATAGCTTAGGCTTGTCTCAAGAAGCTGTAAATGTTGATGCCGATATTATTTTGTTTGCAGGAGTTCATTTTATGGCTGAGACTGCTAAAATTTTGAACCCAAATAAAAAGGTAATTCTTCCCGATTTAAAAGCAGGTTGCTCGTTAGCCGATTCTTGTCCGCCAGAATTGTTTAAGACGTTTAAAGAACAACATCCTAATCATATTGTGATTACTTATGTAAATTGTTCGGCAGAAATTAAAGCTTTATCTGATATTGTTTGTACTTCATCAAACGCATTAAAAATTGTAAATTCTATACCAAAAGAAACACCAATTATATTTGCTCCCGACAAAAATTTAGGAAAATATATTATAGAACAAACAGGCAGAGATATGCTGCTTTGGGATGGCTCTTGTATTGTTCACGAAGCCTTTTCAATTGATAAATTATTAGAATTATATAAACAACATCCAGATGCTGAAATCATTGCACATCCAGAATCAGAAACACATATTTTAAAAACGGCAAAATACATTGGTTCAACCGCAGGAATGATTAATTATGTAAAAGAATCGCCTTCTGATAAGTTTATTGTTGCAACAGAAGCTGGTATTTTGTACAAAATGCAACAACAAGTACCACTTAAAACACTTATTCCTGCACCATCACATGAAGATAACACTTGCGCCTGCAGTGAATGTGCTTTTATGAAAATGAACACCTTACAAAAGGTTTATGATTGTTTATTAAATGAATCTCCCGAAATTATAGTTCCTGCACATATTCAGGAAAAAGCATTGATTCCGATTAACAGAATGCTTCAATTATCCTAA
- the nadB gene encoding L-aspartate oxidase has protein sequence MKQTDYLIFGSGVAGLTFAIKIATHFPNKNVTIITKSNEEESNTKYAQGGIAVVLNQIEDNFQKHINDTLICGDGLCKKEVVEMVVKEGPKCVQELIGWGAQFDKNETGSFDLGKEGGHSNHRVIHHKDQTGFEIERAILKQAHLQKNITILDFHFGLELILENNKCIGATVLNEKNNEISTVFANQTLLATGGIGQIYGHTTNPEVATGDGIAMAIRAKANVKDMEFIQFHPTALYNPELKSTFLISEAVRGFGAILRDKNGKRFMLDYDERGELASRDIVSQSIEKELKNSGEDCIYLDCTHLEINAFKKHFPMIYERCKDFNIFIEKDWIPVIPAQHYLCGGIEVDTYGKTSIENLFACGECSYTGLHGANRLASNSLLEALVYSDRIFEYLKINSKFSFENKLHYNDINQEKNQFDVVDDYSEIRTKLQSLMQQNVGIVRNNNDLNETLKKLLILQNDMKILESKNHISKELYELKNMIDVSILIVNQSILRTENFGNFYKV, from the coding sequence ATGAAACAAACAGATTATTTAATTTTTGGCTCTGGTGTTGCCGGATTAACTTTTGCTATAAAAATCGCAACTCATTTTCCAAACAAAAATGTTACCATAATAACCAAATCTAACGAAGAAGAATCCAATACAAAATATGCACAAGGCGGAATTGCTGTGGTGTTAAATCAAATTGAAGATAACTTTCAAAAACACATAAACGACACTTTAATTTGTGGTGATGGATTATGTAAAAAAGAAGTTGTAGAAATGGTCGTTAAAGAAGGTCCAAAATGTGTACAAGAATTAATAGGTTGGGGAGCACAGTTTGACAAAAACGAAACAGGAAGTTTTGATTTAGGCAAAGAAGGTGGCCATTCAAACCATAGAGTTATTCATCATAAAGACCAAACAGGTTTTGAAATTGAAAGAGCCATTTTAAAACAAGCTCATTTACAAAAAAACATTACTATTCTCGATTTTCATTTTGGTTTAGAGCTAATTCTCGAAAACAACAAGTGCATTGGAGCAACAGTTTTAAATGAAAAAAACAATGAAATTAGTACTGTTTTTGCCAACCAAACCTTATTAGCAACAGGTGGAATTGGTCAAATTTATGGCCATACTACAAACCCTGAAGTAGCTACTGGTGATGGAATTGCAATGGCTATTAGAGCCAAAGCAAATGTAAAAGACATGGAGTTTATACAATTTCATCCAACAGCTTTATATAATCCAGAACTAAAATCTACTTTTTTAATTTCAGAAGCTGTTAGAGGTTTTGGTGCAATTTTGAGAGACAAAAACGGAAAACGCTTTATGCTTGATTATGATGAAAGAGGCGAATTAGCATCGAGAGATATTGTGTCGCAAAGCATTGAAAAAGAACTTAAAAATTCAGGAGAAGACTGTATTTATTTGGATTGTACTCATTTAGAAATTAATGCATTTAAAAAACATTTTCCAATGATTTATGAAAGGTGCAAAGATTTTAATATTTTTATTGAGAAGGATTGGATCCCTGTAATTCCGGCACAACATTATTTGTGTGGTGGCATTGAAGTTGATACATACGGAAAAACTTCAATTGAAAACTTATTTGCCTGTGGTGAATGTTCTTATACAGGTTTGCATGGTGCAAATCGTTTGGCTTCAAATTCATTATTGGAAGCTTTGGTTTATTCGGATAGGATTTTTGAATATTTAAAAATAAATTCGAAATTTTCATTTGAAAACAAACTTCATTATAATGATATTAATCAGGAAAAAAATCAGTTTGATGTAGTAGATGACTATTCAGAAATAAGAACAAAACTTCAAAGTTTAATGCAACAAAACGTTGGTATTGTTAGAAACAATAATGATTTGAACGAAACTTTAAAAAAATTACTCATTTTACAAAATGATATGAAAATACTAGAAAGCAAAAATCATATTTCTAAAGAACTTTACGAACTTAAAAACATGATTGATGTTTCAATACTAATTGTAAATCAGTCCATATTGCGAACTGAAAATTTTGGTAATTTTTATAAGGTTTAG
- a CDS encoding group III truncated hemoglobin, translated as MKKDIQNREDIIKLVDAFYEKVKGDDTIGYIFTEVAHVNWDSHLPRMYDFWENILFCTGNFDGNPMMTHKSLNQKAPMDFTHFNRWNMMFNETVDSLFKGEKAEEIKNRAMNISKAMMDKAIN; from the coding sequence ATGAAGAAAGATATTCAGAATAGAGAAGATATTATTAAATTAGTGGATGCTTTTTATGAAAAAGTAAAAGGTGATGATACCATAGGATACATTTTTACTGAAGTAGCTCATGTTAACTGGGATTCTCATTTACCAAGAATGTATGATTTTTGGGAAAATATCCTTTTTTGCACTGGAAATTTTGATGGAAACCCAATGATGACTCACAAATCATTAAATCAAAAAGCACCTATGGATTTTACACATTTTAACCGTTGGAATATGATGTTTAATGAAACCGTAGATTCTTTATTCAAAGGAGAAAAAGCAGAAGAAATTAAAAATCGTGCTATGAATATTTCAAAAGCAATGATGGATAAAGCGATAAACTAA
- a CDS encoding ABC transporter permease — protein sequence MNRIIKIILSDILKNKIILAYTLILAILSWSSFTMEDNSSKGLLTILNVILFTVPLVSILFATIYLYNSSEFIELLLSQPIKRVKIWMSLFFGLSSSMVVAFFVGAGIPLLIYSPNSIGMMMILIGCIISVVFVALAFLSSILTRDKAKGIGIAIMTWLYFALLFDGMVLFLLFQLSEYPIEKAMVAVTALSPIDLARIQILLHLDVSAMMGYTGAIFKDFFGTTSGLIISFLLLCLWAIIPFFISLKKFKSKDL from the coding sequence ATGAACAGAATCATAAAAATCATATTATCCGATATTTTAAAGAACAAAATTATTTTGGCTTACACTTTAATTTTAGCCATTTTATCTTGGAGTTCGTTTACAATGGAAGACAATTCGTCAAAAGGGTTATTAACTATATTGAATGTAATATTATTTACAGTTCCGTTAGTTTCTATTCTTTTTGCAACCATATATTTATATAATAGTTCCGAATTTATTGAACTTTTATTAAGCCAACCCATTAAAAGGGTAAAAATCTGGATGAGTTTATTCTTCGGATTATCTTCATCAATGGTAGTTGCCTTTTTCGTTGGAGCAGGAATTCCATTATTGATTTATTCACCCAATTCCATTGGAATGATGATGATATTAATAGGATGTATTATTTCAGTAGTTTTTGTGGCGTTGGCTTTTTTAAGTTCTATCTTAACTAGAGATAAAGCAAAAGGAATCGGAATAGCTATCATGACTTGGTTGTATTTTGCTTTACTTTTTGACGGAATGGTTTTATTCTTGTTGTTTCAATTATCAGAATATCCTATAGAAAAAGCAATGGTTGCGGTTACTGCACTTAGTCCAATTGATTTAGCCCGAATTCAAATTTTATTGCACCTTGATGTTTCTGCTATGATGGGATATACAGGAGCTATTTTTAAAGATTTTTTTGGCACAACATCAGGATTAATCATTTCCTTTTTACTGTTGTGTTTATGGGCAATTATTCCGTTTTTCATTTCCTTAAAAAAGTTTAAAAGCAAAGATTTATAA
- a CDS encoding ABC transporter ATP-binding protein, producing MIEIKNINKKFGKLEVLKNVDLTCNKGECIALIGPNGCGKTTLIKAVLGMVLPDNGTIHFNGKSIAKEYLYRNDIGYMPQIGRYPDTMTIGQIIEMIKTIRNSNEALDEDLIKAFELEKMFDKQMRTLSGGTTQKVSATIAFLFNPDVLILDEPTAGLDPLASELLKEKIIKEKEKGKLILITSHLLSELDDLITEIVFMQDGEVHFHKKVATLLEETNETKISKAIASVLKNKK from the coding sequence ATGATAGAAATAAAAAATATTAATAAAAAGTTTGGGAAATTAGAAGTGCTAAAAAACGTTGACCTTACTTGTAATAAAGGAGAATGTATAGCCTTAATTGGACCAAATGGTTGCGGAAAAACAACCTTAATTAAAGCCGTTTTAGGCATGGTTTTGCCAGATAATGGAACTATTCATTTTAATGGAAAATCAATTGCTAAAGAATATTTGTACCGAAATGACATTGGATATATGCCACAAATTGGTCGTTATCCTGATACAATGACCATCGGACAAATTATCGAAATGATAAAAACAATTCGAAATTCTAACGAGGCTTTAGATGAAGATTTGATAAAAGCATTTGAATTGGAAAAAATGTTCGACAAACAAATGCGAACACTTTCTGGTGGAACAACTCAAAAAGTGAGTGCTACCATAGCTTTCTTATTCAATCCTGATGTTTTGATATTAGATGAACCAACAGCTGGATTAGATCCATTGGCATCTGAACTATTAAAAGAAAAAATCATCAAGGAAAAGGAAAAAGGAAAATTGATTTTAATCACTTCACATTTATTGAGTGAATTGGATGATTTAATTACTGAAATTGTTTTTATGCAAGATGGAGAAGTTCATTTTCATAAAAAAGTAGCGACTCTTTTAGAAGAAACAAATGAAACTAAAATTTCAAAAGCGATTGCTAGTGTTTTAAAAAACAAAAAATAA
- a CDS encoding nitrous oxide reductase family maturation protein NosD, whose product MKKISYILFLCFLSFTINGQRIEVGATKNIKSIKEAIALAKAGDTIVVHKGTYREGNITIDKKIVLLGKDYPVLDGQKKFEILSIKADSVVVKGLKFIRSSFASMEDPAAIKVYSHNYIRIENNILDDNFFGIYIQNGKNCIIKNNILKAYGKEEQKLGNGIHCWKSNDIQIIANKIQGHRDGIYFEFVYDSIIWRNISQNNIRYGLHFMFSHNDSYITNTFRNNGAGVAVMYSKDVKMINNKFDENWGQSAYGLLLKELNDGYILGNKFIKNTAAVYMEGSNRMKFENNLFQENGWAMVVQASCDDNVIFNNNFLGNTFDMGTNGSLVLNNFDSNYWDKYEGYDLDKNGFGDVPYHPLSLFAVLAESNPSTMLLYRSFMISLLDKSEKVLPSITPDNFIDNKPLMKSLPI is encoded by the coding sequence ATGAAAAAAATTAGCTATATACTTTTCTTATGCTTTTTATCCTTTACAATAAATGGACAGAGAATAGAAGTTGGTGCTACAAAAAACATCAAATCTATAAAAGAAGCAATAGCTTTAGCAAAAGCTGGAGATACCATTGTGGTTCATAAAGGAACTTACCGAGAAGGAAATATTACAATTGATAAAAAAATTGTTCTTTTAGGAAAGGATTATCCCGTTTTAGACGGACAAAAAAAATTTGAAATTCTTTCGATAAAAGCAGATAGCGTTGTAGTAAAAGGATTAAAATTTATTCGTTCTTCTTTTGCTTCTATGGAAGATCCAGCGGCAATTAAAGTATATAGTCATAATTACATTCGTATAGAAAATAATATTCTAGATGACAATTTTTTCGGAATTTATATTCAAAACGGAAAAAACTGTATTATTAAAAACAATATCTTAAAGGCTTACGGAAAAGAAGAACAAAAACTTGGAAATGGAATTCATTGTTGGAAAAGTAATGATATTCAAATAATCGCTAATAAAATTCAAGGTCATCGTGATGGTATTTATTTTGAGTTTGTGTACGATTCCATAATTTGGAGAAACATCAGTCAAAATAACATTAGATATGGATTGCATTTTATGTTTTCACACAACGATTCTTATATAACCAATACTTTTAGAAACAACGGAGCTGGAGTTGCCGTAATGTATAGTAAAGATGTGAAAATGATTAACAATAAATTTGATGAAAATTGGGGACAATCTGCTTACGGACTTTTATTGAAAGAACTTAATGATGGATATATTTTAGGTAATAAATTCATTAAAAACACAGCAGCTGTCTATATGGAAGGGTCTAATCGAATGAAATTTGAAAATAATTTGTTTCAAGAAAATGGTTGGGCAATGGTCGTTCAAGCTAGTTGTGATGATAATGTGATTTTTAACAATAACTTTTTAGGTAACACATTCGATATGGGAACCAACGGAAGTTTAGTGTTGAATAATTTTGATTCTAATTATTGGGATAAGTATGAAGGCTATGATTTAGACAAAAATGGTTTTGGAGATGTTCCTTATCATCCACTGAGTTTATTTGCCGTTTTAGCCGAAAGTAATCCTTCAACGATGTTGTTGTACAGAAGTTTTATGATTTCACTTTTAGATAAATCGGAAAAAGTATTGCCAAGTATTACACCTGATAATTTTATAGATAACAAGCCTTTAATGAAGTCTTTGCCAATATGA
- a CDS encoding nitrous oxide reductase accessory protein NosL, which produces MSTSKISLLSKGLLLIVSGLFFASLFFPMWQIELEAPQYPEGLVLKLHAHKIGGDVEIINGLNHYIGMATLHTENFIEFKVLPYIMGFFGLFALLLIFLKSRKGTLVLFGTFVLFVILAAIDFYRWNYEYGHNLDPNAAIIVPGMAYQPPLIGYKQLLNFGAFSIPDIGGWMLVGAGLLMFAIVFKEYELMAKFKKKGSVVALLFLASGIFVSCQGKEVEPIKLNVDQCAFCKMSIADGKFGSELITTKGRIYKFDDLSCLSSYVNENKTEVKSYFVNQYTSDNVLIPAETAYYLKGGSISSPMRGNMAAFSSQEEANSVKDKLEATEITWDNIIKQ; this is translated from the coding sequence ATGAGTACCTCAAAAATATCATTACTTTCAAAAGGGTTACTTTTGATTGTGAGTGGATTGTTTTTTGCTTCTCTTTTTTTTCCAATGTGGCAAATAGAATTAGAAGCACCACAATATCCTGAAGGTTTAGTCTTGAAATTACATGCACATAAAATTGGTGGTGATGTTGAAATCATCAACGGATTAAATCACTATATCGGAATGGCAACTTTGCACACCGAAAACTTTATTGAGTTCAAAGTTTTACCTTATATCATGGGATTCTTCGGATTATTTGCCTTACTATTAATTTTTCTAAAAAGCAGAAAAGGAACTTTAGTCTTATTTGGAACATTTGTTTTATTTGTAATTTTAGCTGCTATAGATTTCTATAGATGGAACTACGAATACGGACATAATTTAGATCCAAATGCGGCTATTATTGTTCCCGGAATGGCTTATCAACCACCCTTAATAGGTTACAAACAATTACTTAATTTTGGTGCTTTTTCAATTCCAGATATTGGAGGTTGGATGTTAGTTGGTGCTGGATTATTGATGTTTGCTATTGTATTTAAAGAATATGAATTAATGGCTAAGTTCAAAAAAAAAGGTAGTGTAGTTGCTCTTCTATTTCTAGCGAGTGGAATATTTGTTTCTTGTCAAGGCAAAGAAGTTGAACCAATAAAATTAAATGTTGATCAATGCGCTTTTTGTAAAATGAGTATCGCTGATGGAAAATTTGGTTCAGAACTTATCACCACTAAAGGAAGAATTTATAAGTTTGACGACTTAAGTTGTTTATCAAGTTATGTAAATGAAAATAAAACAGAAGTAAAGTCGTATTTTGTAAATCAATATACATCAGATAATGTATTAATTCCTGCTGAAACAGCTTACTATTTAAAAGGGGGTTCAATTTCAAGTCCAATGAGAGGAAACATGGCTGCTTTTTCAAGTCAAGAAGAAGCCAATTCAGTTAAAGATAAATTAGAAGCAACAGAAATTACTTGGGATAATATCATCAAACAATAG
- the nosZ gene encoding Sec-dependent nitrous-oxide reductase gives MKNRFLKATFATVLVAAFFASCKPKNSSNAVSGDAASKVYVAPGKYDEFYNFVSGGFSGQMSVYGLPSGRMLKVIPVFSVDPESGWGFSEETKPMLNTSHGFVPWDDAHHPEMSQTNGEVDGRWVFINGNNTPRIARVDLKRFKTAEIIELPNSAGNHSSPFITENTEYVVAGTRFGVPGDYEEGDVPINTYKENYKAHISFVKVGKEGEMDIAFQLRLPAVNFDLSHAGKGKSHGWFFFSCYNSEQANTLLEVNASQKDKDFIMAVNWKKAEEYIKAGKGKREKARYAHNYWDEKTHSAVSEMKEDVLVLDAMALKDICYMIPCPKSPHGCDVDPSGEYIVGSGKLAALIPVFSYTKMLDAISKKTYEGDYNGIPVLKYDAVLHGEVQKPGLGPLHTEFDGKGNAYSTMFVSSEIVKWDIKTLKVLDRVPTYYSVGHLMIPGGDSKKPFGKYMVAYNKITKDRYLPTGPELTQSAQLYDITGDKMQLLLDFPTIGEPHYAQAAPADLIRNNGQYKFYKIEENQHPYVTKGEKESKVVRNGNVVHIYMTSTRSHFAPDNIEGIRVGDEVYFHITNLEQDWDVPHGFSVKGAKTAELLIMPGETSTLKWIPERVGTSVFYCTDFCSALHQEMQGYIRVSPKGSTTPLTYSVGTNMPAVK, from the coding sequence ATGAAAAATAGATTTTTAAAAGCAACTTTTGCTACAGTATTAGTCGCAGCCTTTTTTGCCTCATGTAAACCTAAAAACTCAAGCAATGCAGTTAGTGGTGACGCAGCTTCAAAAGTATATGTTGCACCAGGAAAGTATGACGAATTTTACAATTTCGTTTCAGGTGGATTTAGTGGACAAATGAGTGTTTACGGTTTGCCAAGTGGTAGAATGTTAAAAGTAATCCCAGTATTTTCTGTTGATCCAGAAAGTGGATGGGGTTTTAGTGAAGAAACAAAACCTATGTTAAACACTTCACACGGTTTTGTTCCTTGGGATGATGCCCATCACCCAGAAATGTCTCAAACAAATGGAGAAGTAGATGGTCGTTGGGTTTTTATCAACGGAAACAATACACCACGTATTGCTCGTGTAGATTTAAAACGTTTTAAAACTGCCGAAATTATTGAGTTACCAAACAGTGCAGGAAATCACTCATCACCATTTATTACAGAAAATACAGAATATGTAGTTGCAGGAACTCGTTTTGGAGTACCAGGTGATTACGAAGAAGGTGATGTACCAATTAATACGTATAAAGAAAATTACAAAGCACACATTAGTTTTGTAAAAGTTGGAAAAGAAGGTGAAATGGATATTGCATTCCAATTACGTTTGCCGGCTGTAAATTTCGATTTATCTCACGCAGGTAAAGGAAAATCTCACGGTTGGTTCTTCTTTTCATGTTATAATTCAGAACAAGCTAATACACTTTTAGAAGTTAATGCTTCTCAAAAAGATAAAGATTTTATCATGGCTGTGAACTGGAAAAAAGCAGAAGAATATATCAAAGCCGGAAAAGGTAAAAGAGAAAAAGCTAGATATGCTCATAACTATTGGGATGAAAAAACACATTCTGCCGTTTCAGAAATGAAAGAAGATGTTTTAGTTTTGGATGCAATGGCATTAAAAGATATTTGTTACATGATTCCTTGTCCAAAGTCACCTCACGGTTGTGATGTGGATCCTTCAGGTGAATATATTGTAGGTTCAGGTAAATTAGCGGCTTTAATTCCTGTATTTAGTTACACAAAAATGTTAGATGCAATAAGCAAAAAAACATACGAAGGTGATTATAATGGAATTCCAGTTCTTAAGTATGATGCCGTTTTACATGGTGAAGTTCAAAAACCAGGTTTAGGGCCATTACATACAGAATTTGATGGGAAAGGAAATGCTTATTCTACAATGTTTGTTTCTTCAGAAATTGTAAAATGGGATATTAAAACCTTAAAAGTATTAGATAGAGTTCCTACTTATTACTCTGTGGGTCACTTAATGATTCCAGGTGGTGATAGTAAAAAACCATTCGGAAAATATATGGTTGCTTATAACAAAATTACTAAAGATAGATATTTGCCAACAGGACCAGAGTTAACACAATCGGCTCAATTATATGATATTACTGGTGATAAAATGCAGTTGCTATTAGATTTTCCAACTATTGGTGAACCTCACTATGCACAAGCTGCACCTGCTGATTTAATTCGAAATAACGGACAGTATAAATTCTATAAAATTGAAGAAAATCAACATCCTTATGTAACCAAAGGTGAAAAAGAATCTAAAGTGGTTCGTAACGGAAATGTGGTTCATATTTACATGACTTCAACTCGTTCACACTTTGCTCCAGATAATATTGAAGGAATAAGAGTAGGTGATGAGGTTTATTTCCACATAACTAACTTAGAACAAGATTGGGATGTACCTCATGGGTTCTCTGTAAAAGGCGCTAAAACAGCCGAATTGTTAATCATGCCAGGAGAAACTTCTACCTTAAAATGGATTCCAGAAAGAGTTGGAACATCGGTATTCTATTGTACAGATTTCTGTAGTGCACTTCACCAAGAAATGCAAGGTTATATTAGGGTGTCTCCAAAAGGAAGTACTACACCACTTACTTATAGTGTTGGAACTAACATGCCAGCAGTTAAATAA
- a CDS encoding c-type cytochrome: MNKLSLLLVMSVLFFSCGKSKSDSGEDFSKPTVAEESTATDASSYDPNRGEGKHTNVELGAALDQAMATSGEKVSSVKCTSCHKMTDERLVGPGWKGVTERRKPEWIMNFITNPDPMIDKDPELQAQLELCLVRMPNQSLNDTEAREILEFMRKNDGVK; the protein is encoded by the coding sequence ATGAACAAGTTATCTTTATTATTAGTAATGTCTGTTTTGTTCTTTTCATGTGGAAAAAGTAAATCAGACTCAGGAGAAGATTTTTCAAAGCCAACTGTAGCTGAAGAATCTACTGCAACTGACGCTTCTTCTTATGATCCAAATAGAGGAGAAGGAAAACATACCAATGTAGAATTAGGAGCAGCATTAGACCAAGCAATGGCTACAAGTGGTGAAAAAGTTTCTAGTGTTAAATGTACTTCTTGTCACAAAATGACTGACGAACGTTTAGTAGGTCCAGGCTGGAAAGGTGTAACTGAGCGCAGAAAACCAGAATGGATTATGAACTTCATAACCAATCCAGACCCAATGATTGACAAAGATCCAGAACTACAAGCGCAATTGGAATTGTGTTTAGTGAGAATGCCTAACCAATCATTAAACGACACTGAAGCACGTGAAATTTTAGAATTTATGCGTAAAAATGACGGTGTAAAATAA